CGGCGGAGTAATCTCCGCGGCAGGCGTTCGACGGTAGGTGGACGGAAGCCGGCCTGCTCCCTCACGGGGGCAGGCCGGCTTTTTCGCGTGACGGGGATGGCCCCCTCCCCCTGCCCCCTCCCCCAAAACTGCCTGGGGGAGGGGAGAGGTCTGGTGCGGGAGGGAGCGTTTTCGCGAGCGAGATAGGGCTCGGGTTCGTTCGCGCGAGATGGCGCTGGGGGAGTTCCGCGCGTTGCGGGACGAGATCGAGCGGCGGTGGTGGAGCTGCCTGGACGGATGGCGCCGGAGCGGGCGGAGGCGGGAGATGGGGGCGCGGCGGATGAGCCCGGCTCAACGCGGTAGCCGACGAGTCTCGCCAAATCTGCACGCAGGTGCCATATTGAGCGCCGCTCGCCCACAGACGGGCGCCGCCACGTCAAACTTCAGCCCGCTTCTCGATATGCGCATCGGAGTCCCGAAGGAGATCAAGACCAACGAGAACCGCATCGCCCTGGTGCCGGCCGGCGCCGAGGCCCTCGTGCAGGCCGGCCACACCGTGATGGTGGAGCGCGGCGGCGGCCTGGGCAGCGGCTTCACCGACGACCAGTACGAGGCCGTGGGCGCCACCATGCACGACGTGGAAGACGTCTGGGCGAACGCCGAGATGATCATGAAGGTCAAGGAGCCCATCGCGGTCGAGTACCCCCGCATCCGCGCCGGCCAGCTCCTCTTCACGTACTTCCACTTCGCCGCCGACGAGACGCTGACGCAGGCGCTGATCAAGTCCGGCGCGGTGGCGGTGGCGTACGAGACGGTGCAGCTGCCCAGCGGCGAGCTGCCCCTGCTCACGCCCATGAGCGAGGTCGCGGGCCGCATGGCGATCCAGGCCGGCGCCAAGTACCTGGAGAAGTACCACGGCGGCCGCGGCATGCTGCTGGGCGGCGTGCCGGGCGTTCCGCCGGCGGACGTGGTGATCATCGGCGGCGGCGTGGTGGGCACCAACGCGGCGAAGATGGCGGCCGGGCTCGGCGCCCACGTGCGCATCCTCGACCTGTCGCTGGAGCGCCTGCGCTACCTGTCCGACGTGATGCCGGCCAACGTGGACCTCATCTACAGCAACCGGCACAACCTGCTGGAGCAGCTGGAGATGGCGGACCTGGTGGTGGGCGCCGTGCTCGTTCCCGGCGCCAAGGCGCCCAAGCTGGTGAAGCGCGACGACCTGAAGCTGATGAAGAAGGGCAGCGTGATCGTGGACGTGGCGGTCGACCAGGGCGGCTGCGTGGAGACGATCCGCCCCACCACGCACGAGAACCCCATCTACGAGATCGACGGCGTGATCCACTACGGCGTGGCGAACATGCCGGGCGGCGTGCCGCGCACCAGCACGCTGGCCCTGACCAACGCCACGTTCCCGTACGCTGCGCGCCTGGCCAAGTTCGGCTGGCAGGACGCCTGCCGCCGCGACCCGGCGCTGGCCCTGGGCCTGAACGTGG
This sequence is a window from Longimicrobiaceae bacterium. Protein-coding genes within it:
- the ald gene encoding alanine dehydrogenase, which codes for MRIGVPKEIKTNENRIALVPAGAEALVQAGHTVMVERGGGLGSGFTDDQYEAVGATMHDVEDVWANAEMIMKVKEPIAVEYPRIRAGQLLFTYFHFAADETLTQALIKSGAVAVAYETVQLPSGELPLLTPMSEVAGRMAIQAGAKYLEKYHGGRGMLLGGVPGVPPADVVIIGGGVVGTNAAKMAAGLGAHVRILDLSLERLRYLSDVMPANVDLIYSNRHNLLEQLEMADLVVGAVLVPGAKAPKLVKRDDLKLMKKGSVIVDVAVDQGGCVETIRPTTHENPIYEIDGVIHYGVANMPGGVPRTSTLALTNATFPYAARLAKFGWQDACRRDPALALGLNVVNGKVVYEGVAEAFGMELTPVQQMLA